In the Streptomyces sp. f51 genome, one interval contains:
- a CDS encoding NADPH-dependent 2,4-dienoyl-CoA reductase → MSRYPHLLNPLDLGFTTLPNRVLMGSMHVGLEEAERGFERMAEFYAARARGGVGLIVTGGIAPNDAGRPYEGGAKLTTEAEAAQHAGITAAVHREGGKIAMQILHFGRYAYHQDLVAPSALQAPISPFVPNELSDADIERTIDDYARAARLARQAGYDGVEIMGSEGYLINEFIALQTNRREDRWGGSYENRTRFPVEIVRRVREAVGDDFIIIYRLSMLDLVPGGSSLDEVITLARAVEAAGATIINTGIGWHEARIPTIATSVPRGAYAWVTKKVMGSVSIPLVTTNRINTPEIAEQLLADGHADMVSLARPMLADPDFVAKAEAGRPEAINTCIGCNQACLDHTFSGKITSCLVNPRACHETELVLAPTRLRKTVAVVGAGPAGLACAVSAAERGHDVTLFDAADDIGGQLNVARRVPGKQEFDETIRYFRTQLELHGVDVRLNTPATVANLETYDEVVVATGVSPRTPEIPGVDHPSVVGYLDVLRDGAPVGDRVAILGAGGIGFDVAEFLTDSGDKASEDPATYFRSWGVDMDYRAPGGLGAPERPAPPRTVHLLQRKASKVGAGLGKTTGWIHRTELKHRGVTMVPGVQYDRIDDAGLHVTVDGHSQVLEVDTIVLCTGQEPRRDLYEALRATGRGVHLIGGADVAAELDAKRAIKQGTELAAAL, encoded by the coding sequence ATGAGCCGTTACCCGCATCTGCTGAACCCGCTCGACCTGGGCTTCACCACGCTGCCCAACCGCGTCCTCATGGGCTCCATGCACGTGGGCCTGGAAGAGGCCGAGCGCGGGTTCGAGCGCATGGCCGAGTTCTACGCCGCCCGCGCGCGGGGTGGTGTGGGCCTGATCGTCACCGGTGGCATCGCGCCCAACGACGCGGGACGCCCGTACGAGGGCGGCGCGAAGCTGACCACCGAGGCCGAGGCCGCGCAGCATGCCGGGATCACCGCCGCGGTGCACCGCGAGGGCGGAAAGATCGCCATGCAGATCCTGCACTTCGGCCGGTACGCCTACCACCAGGACCTCGTCGCGCCCTCCGCGCTCCAGGCCCCGATCAGCCCCTTCGTGCCGAACGAGCTGAGCGACGCCGACATCGAGCGGACCATCGACGACTACGCCCGCGCCGCCCGGCTCGCCCGGCAGGCCGGCTACGACGGCGTCGAGATCATGGGCTCCGAGGGCTACCTCATCAACGAGTTCATCGCCCTCCAGACCAACCGGCGCGAGGACCGCTGGGGCGGCTCGTACGAGAACCGGACGCGCTTCCCCGTCGAGATCGTCCGCCGCGTCCGCGAGGCCGTCGGCGACGACTTCATCATCATCTACCGTCTGTCGATGCTCGACCTCGTGCCCGGCGGCTCCTCGCTCGACGAGGTCATCACCCTCGCGCGGGCCGTCGAGGCCGCCGGAGCGACGATCATCAACACGGGCATCGGCTGGCACGAGGCCCGTATCCCCACCATCGCGACCTCGGTGCCGCGCGGCGCGTACGCCTGGGTGACCAAGAAGGTCATGGGGTCCGTCTCGATCCCGCTCGTGACGACCAACCGCATCAACACCCCGGAGATCGCCGAGCAGTTGCTCGCCGACGGCCACGCCGACATGGTGTCCCTGGCCCGGCCGATGCTCGCCGACCCCGACTTCGTCGCCAAGGCCGAGGCCGGACGCCCGGAGGCCATCAACACCTGCATCGGGTGCAACCAGGCCTGCCTCGACCACACCTTCAGCGGCAAGATCACCTCCTGCCTGGTCAACCCCCGCGCCTGCCACGAGACGGAGCTCGTGCTCGCGCCGACCCGGCTGCGCAAGACCGTCGCGGTCGTCGGTGCCGGGCCCGCCGGCCTCGCCTGCGCCGTCAGCGCCGCCGAACGCGGCCACGACGTCACCCTGTTCGACGCCGCGGACGACATCGGCGGTCAACTCAACGTCGCCCGCCGGGTTCCCGGCAAGCAGGAGTTCGACGAGACGATCCGCTACTTCCGCACCCAGCTCGAACTGCACGGCGTGGACGTCCGGTTGAACACCCCGGCCACCGTCGCGAACCTGGAGACGTACGACGAGGTCGTCGTCGCCACGGGCGTCAGCCCGCGCACCCCGGAGATCCCGGGCGTCGACCACCCGAGCGTCGTCGGCTACCTCGACGTCCTGCGCGACGGAGCCCCCGTCGGCGACCGCGTCGCCATCCTCGGCGCCGGCGGCATCGGATTCGACGTCGCCGAGTTCCTGACCGACAGCGGCGACAAGGCGAGCGAGGACCCGGCGACGTACTTCCGCAGCTGGGGAGTCGACATGGACTACCGGGCCCCCGGCGGTCTCGGCGCCCCCGAACGGCCCGCCCCGCCGCGCACCGTGCACCTCCTCCAGCGCAAGGCGTCCAAGGTCGGCGCCGGACTGGGCAAGACCACCGGCTGGATCCACCGCACCGAGCTCAAGCACCGGGGCGTCACCATGGTCCCGGGCGTCCAGTACGACCGGATCGACGACGCCGGACTGCACGTCACCGTCGACGGCCACAGCCAGGTCCTGGAGGTCGACACGATCGTGCTGTGCACCGGACAGGAACCGCGCCGCGACCTGTACGAGGCGCTGCGCGCGACCGGCCGTGGCGTGCACCTGATCGGCGGCGCCGACGTGGCCGCCGAACTGGACGCCAAGCGGGCCATCAAGCAGGGAACGGAACTGGCCGCGGCGCTCTGA
- a CDS encoding alpha/beta hydrolase, giving the protein MSSTPETFDAWDIKESGPADADTRVLLLPGGMCSTAFYDDLMAAPALATAPVRLVAATLPGHAGTTPPHDLSMENYAALAGALAAERGCTVVVGHSMGANVALEMVAGGHFAGPVVLLSPTFSASDEDKALAIANSLGRVPGVGTLAWAGLVKLAPRAMANELPPDRREALTAEFEKNDPAFCRQVIRHHFDYLDRYPDLVARLRDSGAAAWVVRGDHDDIGLSDEERAGLEAAPGVTMVSVPDAGHLALVQQPDVIAELVASVVLG; this is encoded by the coding sequence ATGAGCAGCACCCCCGAGACGTTCGACGCGTGGGACATCAAGGAGTCGGGACCCGCCGACGCGGACACCCGGGTGCTGCTGCTGCCCGGCGGGATGTGCAGCACCGCGTTCTACGACGACCTCATGGCTGCACCGGCGCTCGCCACCGCGCCGGTGCGGCTCGTGGCCGCGACCCTGCCCGGGCACGCGGGCACCACACCGCCCCACGACCTGTCCATGGAGAACTACGCGGCGCTGGCGGGCGCCCTGGCCGCCGAGCGCGGCTGCACCGTCGTGGTCGGCCACAGCATGGGTGCCAACGTCGCTCTGGAGATGGTGGCCGGCGGGCACTTCGCCGGCCCCGTCGTCCTGCTCTCCCCGACCTTCTCGGCATCCGACGAGGACAAGGCGCTCGCGATCGCCAACAGCCTCGGACGGGTGCCGGGCGTCGGGACGCTGGCCTGGGCGGGCCTGGTCAAGCTGGCGCCCCGGGCCATGGCGAACGAGTTGCCGCCGGACCGGCGCGAGGCGCTGACCGCCGAGTTCGAGAAGAACGATCCGGCGTTCTGCCGCCAGGTGATCCGGCACCACTTCGACTACCTCGACCGGTACCCGGACCTGGTCGCCCGGCTTCGCGACTCGGGTGCGGCCGCCTGGGTCGTGCGCGGCGACCACGACGACATCGGCCTGTCCGACGAGGAGCGCGCCGGACTGGAGGCCGCCCCCGGCGTGACGATGGTCTCCGTCCCCGACGCCGGCCACCTGGCGCTGGTCCAACAGCCCGACGTGATCGCCGAGCTGGTGGCGAGCGTGGTCCTCGGCTGA